The DNA window ATCAACGGAGACCACGGCACAAACGGTTCTCTTCCCGCCCCCCGTGGTGAGAACGGCAAGGACGAGGCCATCGGCGTCCGCCGGGGCATGTTCGGCACCAAGGGCACCGGCGACACCTCCGGCTTCGGGCGGCTGATCGCGCCGATCACGCTGCCGGGCGGCAGTACGCGCCCGTACGGCGGCTGGTTCGACGAGGTCGCCGACGAGCTCGAAGGCGCGCTGGAGGAGCAGGCCGAGGCCGGTCGCGGCGTCGGCCCCGCCGAGGCGGTCGAGAAGACCGTCGTCGACCGTGGCGAGCTGACCTTCCACATCCGCCGCGAGCACCTGCTCCAGGTGGCCAGGACGCTCCGGGACGACCCGGCGCTCCGCTTCGAGCTCTGCCTCGGCGTGAGCGGCGTCCACTACCCCGGCGACCAGGGCCGCGAGCTGCACGCGGTCTACCCGCTGCGGTCGATCACCCACGGCCGGCTGATCCGGCTGGAGGTCTCGGCGCCCGACGCGGACCCGCACATCCCGTCCACGGTCGCGATCTACCCGACCAACGACTGGCACGAGCGGGAGGCGTACGACTTCTTCGGCATCGTCTTCGACGGCCACCCGGCGCTCACCCGGATCATGATGCCGGACGACTGGCTGGGCCACCCGCAGCGCAAGGACTACCCGCTCGGCGGCATTCCCGTCGAGTACAAGGGCGCCCAGATCCCGGCTCCCGACCAGCGGAGGTCGTACTCCTGATGACCGACATGTACGCAGAGGCAGGGGCCCGGGAGACCACCGAGGGGCGGGTCTTCACGGTCACCGGCGGCGACTGGGACGAGATCGTGGCGGCCGCCGGCAAGGCGGACGACGAGCGGATCATCGTCAACATGGGCCCCCAGCACCCGTCCACCCACGGTGTGCTCCGCCTCATCCTGGAGATCGACGGCGAGACGGTGACCGAGGCCCGCTGCGGCATCGGCTACCTGCACACCGGCATCGAGAAGAACCTCGAATTCCGCAACTGGACGCAGGGCACCACCTTCGTCACGCGCATGGACTACCTCACGCCGCTCTTCAATGAGACGGCGTACTGCCTCGCCGTGGAGAAGCTGCTCGGCATCACCGACCAGATCCCGGACCGCGCCACCGTCATCCGGGTGCTGATGATGGAGCTCAACCGGATCGCCTCGCACCTGGTCTGCCTGGCCACCGGCGGCATGGAGATCGGCTCCACCACGCTGATGATCTACGGCTTCCGGGACCGCGAGATCATCCTGGACATCTTCGAGCTGGTCACCGGCCTGCGGATGAACCACGCCTACGTCCGCCCCGGCGGCCTCGCCCAGGACCTGCCGTCCGGCGCGATCGACCAGGTCCGCGAGGGCATCAAGCTGCTGCGGTCCCGGATGCCCGAGTACGACAAGCTCGCCACCGACAACCCGGTCTTCAAGGCCCGCCTGGTCGACGTCGGCCACCTGGACCTGGCCGGCTGCATGGCGCTGGGCGTCACCGGGCCGATCCTGCGCTCCACCGGCCTGCCGCACGACCTGCGCAAGTCCGACCCCTACTGCGGCTACGAGACCTACGACTTCGAGGTCGCCACCGCCGACAGCTGCGACTCCTACGGCCGGTTCCTGATCCGGCTGGAGGAGATGCGGCAGTCGCTGCGGATCGTCGAGCAGTGCCTGGAGCGGCTGGAGCCCGGCCCGGTGATGGTCGCCGACAAGAAGATCGCCTGGCCCGCGCAGCTCGCCATCGGGCCCGACGGCATGGGCAACTCGCTGGACCACATCCGGAACATCATGGGCACCTCCATGGAGGCCCTGATCCACCACTTCAAGCTCGTGACCGAGGGCTTCCGGGTCCCGGCCGGGCAGGCGTACGCCGCCGTCGAGTCGCCCAAGGGCGAACTCGGCGTGCACGCGGTGAGCGACGGCGGTACGCGGCCGTTCCGGGTCCACTTCCGGGACCCGTCGTTCACCAACCTGCAATCCATGGCAGCGATGTGCGAAGGCGGCCAGGTCGCCGATGTGATCGTCGCCGTGGCCGGTATCGACCCGGTGATGGGAGGCGTGGACCGGTGACGGCACACGAGACTCAGCCAGTATCACAGTCCGTGGGGCCCCAGCCCGTGGGGCTGGGCATGCCGGCGCTGCCGGCGCCCGACTTCCCGGCGGAGGTGAGGGCCCGGCTGGAGGCCGACGCCAAGGAGCTGATCGGCCGCTACCCGGTGGCACGCTCGGCGCTGCTGCCGCTGCTCCACCTGGTTCAGGCCGAGGAGGGGTACGTCAGCGCCAGCGGCATCCGG is part of the Peterkaempfera bronchialis genome and encodes:
- a CDS encoding NADH-quinone oxidoreductase subunit C translates to MSGINGDHGTNGSLPAPRGENGKDEAIGVRRGMFGTKGTGDTSGFGRLIAPITLPGGSTRPYGGWFDEVADELEGALEEQAEAGRGVGPAEAVEKTVVDRGELTFHIRREHLLQVARTLRDDPALRFELCLGVSGVHYPGDQGRELHAVYPLRSITHGRLIRLEVSAPDADPHIPSTVAIYPTNDWHEREAYDFFGIVFDGHPALTRIMMPDDWLGHPQRKDYPLGGIPVEYKGAQIPAPDQRRSYS
- a CDS encoding NADH-quinone oxidoreductase subunit D, with translation MYAEAGARETTEGRVFTVTGGDWDEIVAAAGKADDERIIVNMGPQHPSTHGVLRLILEIDGETVTEARCGIGYLHTGIEKNLEFRNWTQGTTFVTRMDYLTPLFNETAYCLAVEKLLGITDQIPDRATVIRVLMMELNRIASHLVCLATGGMEIGSTTLMIYGFRDREIILDIFELVTGLRMNHAYVRPGGLAQDLPSGAIDQVREGIKLLRSRMPEYDKLATDNPVFKARLVDVGHLDLAGCMALGVTGPILRSTGLPHDLRKSDPYCGYETYDFEVATADSCDSYGRFLIRLEEMRQSLRIVEQCLERLEPGPVMVADKKIAWPAQLAIGPDGMGNSLDHIRNIMGTSMEALIHHFKLVTEGFRVPAGQAYAAVESPKGELGVHAVSDGGTRPFRVHFRDPSFTNLQSMAAMCEGGQVADVIVAVAGIDPVMGGVDR